A window of Devosia chinhatensis genomic DNA:
CCTCACCAAGAAAATGGCCGAGGACCTCACGGAATACATGCACGAACAGGGCATTCGCGTGCGCTACATGCACTCGGACGTCGACACGATCGAGCGCATCGAGATTATTCGCGATCTTCGTCTGGGAGCATTCGATGTCCTGGTGGGCATCAACCTCCTCCGCGAAGGCCTCGACATTCCCGAATGCGGCCTCGTCGCCATTCTCGACGCCGACAAGGAGGGGTTCCTCCGCTCCGAAACCTCCCTCATCCAGACCATCGGCCGCGCCGCGCGCAACGTCGACGGCAAGGTGATCCTTTATGCCGACAAGGAAACCGGCTCGATGGAACGCGCCCTGGCCGAAACCAACCGCCGCCGCGAAAAACAGATCGCCTATAACAAAGCCAACGGCATCACCCCCCAATCGGTGAAAGCCCGCATCAACGACATCATCGACTCCACCGCCGAACGCGACCACGTCACGATCTCCATCGGCAAGGGCAAGGACGGCAAGGAAAAGACCGTTACGGGCGACAATCTCGCCACCGTCATGAAGGACCTGGAACGCGAAATGCGCGAGGCGGCGACGAACCTTGAGTTCGAAAAGGCGGCAAGGCTCAGGGACGAAGTTCGCCGTCTCCGCGAGATGGAATTGGACATACTCGAAGCCGACCCCACGTTCTGAGCGCGAACTTCGTCCCGACGAGGTCAAGCGGCTGCGGGTGATGGACTTCGAGACATCCGCCAACGGCGGCAAAACGCTCCTGTGGAGCGTTTTGAGGCGAGAAGGCCACGAGAGCTATGCTCGAGTGGCGGATACGCTGGAAGGCTCGGGGCATGACCGACGCCTAGCGTCGGGCAGATCTCTCCAGTGGACAGATTTGAATGCACGAGGCCATGAGCGCTATGCGAGAATGGCCGGGGAGGGCACCTAGTCCCGCGTTTCCCCGCCCAGCGCACGTCACCCTCGGGTTTCGCGCCATCAACATATACCGATTGCCACCCTGGCGAAGGCCGGGATGCTGCGCGGCATCTATGCGGAGCTATGCGAGGTGAATTGAGCGACAGGTGGTAGGCAGGGTCAGCCGCCGATGACTTTCGTCGCGCAGGCCCGATGAAGCGGTAAGCTTATTGCATGATGCAGCAGGCAATATACTATATAGAAGTCAGCATACGGGGCTATCGACATGCAGAAAATTCTCGCTTGGACATCCATAGCAATTCTATCGATGACAATAGGATATCTAGCGCATGTCATTCAAACGGAATCGCTGGATATTAAACTGCTGTCCGGCAATCAGTGGCAGATTTCATATCCAGATCTAATAACGATAATACTGACGGCATTTGGCGTTATTATTGCAGTAGCAAGTATAGGCTTGGCGACTGCCGCAGTAATTGGCTGGAACAGTATTGAAGGAAAAGCGATGAGGACTGCGTCCGAAGTTCTATCAAAAGACATCGACGACGCGGATGGAAAACTACAGATGCTTGTAAAAGCTGCAATCGCCGATACGAGCAGCCCGTTTCATCGTACGCTCAAAGACGAAATACAGAAACTGATGGAAAAGGAAATGTATCGCGGCATCGGAAGCTTTGAATCGACCACTAACAATTAGGACGCGGTACATGCACTTGTTCAACAATGTTTCCGCCGGCGACAAAGCAATAATTGAAAAGCACTTGGACAAAGTACCCGTTCCGGTGGGTGCGCTAGCTCGCGAACTAGGGCTCGAAGTGAAGCTTATTCTTCTTCCTCCTGACATTTCGGGCGAAATTCGTCCATCTCCGACAGCCCCCGCGGGCTTTCGGATAAATGTCAATAGGCATGAAAAGAAGGAAAGGCAGCGATTTACGATTGCTCATGAGATTGGACACTATTTGCTGCATCGCAGTCTTATTGGAGACGGGGTATCAGATAATGTTCTTTACCGATCGACACTTTCCAACCAGCAGGAGGTAGAAGCTAACAAAGTCGCCGCAGCGCTACTCATGCCGAGACCGACGGTGGAAGCACTACTAAACACCCACGGCGGACTACGATCAAAAGAAGTTTCGGATTTAATTGC
This region includes:
- a CDS encoding ImmA/IrrE family metallo-endopeptidase codes for the protein MHLFNNVSAGDKAIIEKHLDKVPVPVGALARELGLEVKLILLPPDISGEIRPSPTAPAGFRINVNRHEKKERQRFTIAHEIGHYLLHRSLIGDGVSDNVLYRSTLSNQQEVEANKVAAALLMPRPTVEALLNTHGGLRSKEVSDLIAEQLEVSSPAMRIRLGLQ